The window CTTCGGCAGTGGCTGGAACCATGGTCGTTGATGGCGGTGGTGTACAGAGCAAAACAATTAAGAGCATTGCTTTGGCATGGTTATTGACACTACCTGTTTCTATCGGCTTGTCCGGTGGATTATACTGGATTGCATTGATGATCATTTAGTACAGAGTAAGCGTTTTCTACTGTATAGCTGACAAAATGAATAACGATAATAGTGATGAGCTAATAAGTTCATCACTATTTTTTTGCTTTAAAAAATGTTGGGTAATTAGTGAGTTTTGCTTGGCTGTTAAGCGGCAAAGAAAAGCAGATAAATTAAACTGACAGCGACTAAGATGCTAAGTTGACTGATCTGTAAAAATTGCTTACGAATCCTATCGCATCGCAATATAACTTCAGGGTCAAAATGGTCGAGATAGTGTTTATTGTTGATATAACGAACGAGCTTTAATTGCTTGTTTAATTGACCATGAGTGGTGAAAAACCCATTACCATCAACGGACTGATAAAGTAAGGGATCAGTATCGCGTAGGATATAAAGCAAAACGCGAATAGAAGAAAAATAGCGTATCATATTGATGATACATAAGATGCATAAGGCCCAAAACAAGGCAACCATACTGAACATACTCACCTCCTTAGGTATATCAGCTTGCGCTGTTGTTACAAAGGAAATAAAGCAAACACAGTGTAAACCAATTTATTATCCATTGTAGGATAATGCGCGGCCTAAAAAAAGTACAAATAGAAGTATTTTTGAGCGATCTTTATTGCTATTTGAGTGAAAAAGAAAGTGAAATTGGGTGGAAAAGCGTAATGTTAGGATGAATGGCTAAGAATTTAGTTATTACTTGTTTATATTGAAAAATATCACACATCATTCTTGTTTATATATTAATATTGGATAGATGATGTTATTGTTTTCTAAAATATTATGTTATGAAAGATTAACGCGTCTAATCTGCACAGATGTGATCAAAACGACACTCATGTGCCATAGTATGCGGGTATAGTATTTATAAGCGATTGGTGAGTTAAGAGGCTAAACTCGCATAGGCTCTTAACTTATCACAAAATCAGCATTCGGAAGGAGTTGACTTTATGGCGTACAAACATATTCTCGTAGCGGTAGATTTATCACCTGAAAGTAAAGTATTACTGGATAAAGCCGTATCAATGGCAAAACCTTACGGGGCTAAAGTATCCATGATCCATGTTGATGTGAATTACTCAGATCTTTACACCGGTTTAATCGATGTGAATTTGGGCGACATGCAGCAACGTATTACGGACGAGACTCGTAACGCTTTAAAAGATCTTTCTGCTGGTGCAGGTTATGAGATCCAAGAAACATTGAGCGGTAGCGGTGATTTAGGCCAAGTTTTGGTTGATGCAATCAAAAAATACGATATGGACTTAGTCGTGTGTGGTCATCACCAAGATTTCTGGAGTAAGTTGATGTCTTCGGCTCGCCAGTTGATCAATACAGTTCATGTTGATATGTTGATTGTGCCACTGAATGACGATGAAGAATAATCGATTCAGTTAAAAATGAAAAATTATTCGCTAAAAACGCTTGCTTATGCAGGCGTTTTTTTTGCTAAAAAAAATTTAAATTAAGTTAACTATTGTAGGGTCAAGAAATTTTTTTGCGTTAGAGTAAAAAAAAAGCTTGAAACTTGAATACAAACTAATGATATATTCAATAGGCAAATGCACATCAACCTCACATTTCCTAAAAAATTATCACAAGAAAGAGTGAGGAATATCACAACAAAAAATTTAAAAAGGAAGGCGCCGATGAGTTCATTATCATCATTTCTGGAGTCTGTACAAAAAAGAGATCCTCAGCAACCTGAATTCCTACAAGCTGTCCGTGAAGTGTTTACCTCGCTTTGGCCATTCTTAGAAAATAACCCTAAATATCGTGAGCAAGCACTACTTGAACGTTTTGTAGAACCGGAAAGAGTGATCCAATTCCGTGTCTGTTGGGTGGATGATCAAGGCAAAGTACAGGTAAATAGAGCTTGGCGTGTGCAATATAGCTCTGCAATCGGCCCATTCAAAGGCGGTATGCGTTTTCACCCTTCAGTTAACCTCTCCATTCTAAAATTTCTTGGCTTTGAACAAACATTGAAAAATGCATTGACGACATTGCCAATGGGGGGAGGTAAGGGTGGTTCTGACTTTGATCCAAAAGGAAAAAGTTATGGTGAAGTCATGCGTTTCTGCCAATCATTAATGACCGAATTATATCGCCATTTAGGGGCGGATACTGACGTACCTGCTGGTGATATCGGTGTTGGTGGCCGTGAAGTTGGCTTTATGGCAGGCATGATGAAAAAGCTTTCTAATGACACCTCATGTGTCTTTACTGGCAAGGGACTTTCTTTCGGTGGAAGCTTAATTCGCCCAGAAGCAACCGGTTACGGCCTTGTCTATTTCACAAATGCGATGCTAAAACGTCATGG of the Providencia stuartii genome contains:
- the uspA gene encoding universal stress protein UspA, translated to MAYKHILVAVDLSPESKVLLDKAVSMAKPYGAKVSMIHVDVNYSDLYTGLIDVNLGDMQQRITDETRNALKDLSAGAGYEIQETLSGSGDLGQVLVDAIKKYDMDLVVCGHHQDFWSKLMSSARQLINTVHVDMLIVPLNDDEE
- the uspB gene encoding universal stress protein UspB; its protein translation is MFSMVALFWALCILCIINMIRYFSSIRVLLYILRDTDPLLYQSVDGNGFFTTHGQLNKQLKLVRYINNKHYLDHFDPEVILRCDRIRKQFLQISQLSILVAVSLIYLLFFAA
- the gdhA gene encoding NADP-specific glutamate dehydrogenase, producing the protein MSSLSSFLESVQKRDPQQPEFLQAVREVFTSLWPFLENNPKYREQALLERFVEPERVIQFRVCWVDDQGKVQVNRAWRVQYSSAIGPFKGGMRFHPSVNLSILKFLGFEQTLKNALTTLPMGGGKGGSDFDPKGKSYGEVMRFCQSLMTELYRHLGADTDVPAGDIGVGGREVGFMAGMMKKLSNDTSCVFTGKGLSFGGSLIRPEATGYGLVYFTNAMLKRHGLGFEGMRVAVSGSGNVAQYTIEKCMELGAKVVTASDSNGTVVDEAGFTPEKLARLEEIKNSYGRVEAYAKEFGLTYLAGKQPWCVPVDIALPCATQNELDLEAAELLIKNGVKAVAEGANMPTTIPATELFLEAGVLFAPGKAANAGGVATSGLEMAQNAARMGWKAEKVDARLHHIMLDIHNHCVEFGGEAKQTNYVQGANIAGFVKVADAMLAQGIL